A window of the Saccharomyces eubayanus strain FM1318 chromosome II, whole genome shotgun sequence genome harbors these coding sequences:
- the TLG1 gene encoding Tlg1p produces MNNSEDPFQQVVKDTKEQLDRLGNYITRHNTAGDDDQEGEIQDILKDVEETIVDLDRSIIVMKRDESEDVSDRETQVKDIKQQFDGLKTRFDQRIQESTQTTIPLDETEENPTVSNTNNDGGMSNPFQEQMIREQDVHLDGIHKTMQNLHIQAQTMGDELENQGQLLDDMDEGMDTVVNKLARGRRQLEWVYEKNKEKYDDCCIGLLIVVLIILLILAFIA; encoded by the coding sequence atgaataaCAGTGAAGATCCGTTTCAACAAGTCGTCAAGGATACCAAAGAGCAATTGGACCGCTTGGGAAACTATATAACCCGTCACAACACCGCCGGTGATGATGATCAAGAGGGGGAAATACAGGATATTTTAAAGGATGTTGAGGAAACAATAGTGGATTTAGACCGAAGTATAATCGTCATGAAAAGGGATGAAAGCGAAGATGTGTCTGACAGAGAGACACAAGTTAAGGACataaaacaacaatttgATGGCTTGAAAACGCGTTTCGATCAAAGGATACAAGAATCTACTCAGACAACTATTCCACTAGATGAAACAGAGGAAAATCCGACGGTTTCCAACACTAATAATGACGGCGGTATGTCCAACCcatttcaagaacaaatGATAAGGGAACAGGATGTTCATTTGGACGGTATTCATAAGACAATGCAGAATTTGCATATCCAAGCCCAAACAATGGGGGATGAGTTAGAAAATCAAGGACAATTATTGGATGATATGGATGAAGGTATGGACACTGTTGTCAATAAGTTAGCAAGGGGCCGTAGACAGTTAGAATGGGTTTAtgagaagaacaaagaaaaatatgatGACTGTTGTATAGGACTACTCATCGTTGTCTTGATAATCTTATTAATTTTGGCATTTATTGCTTAA
- the PKH3 gene encoding protein kinase PKH3, producing the protein MTSRKRSPHDFIFKEELGHGSYSTVFKAVDKRSPNKIYAIKVCSKKHIIKEAKVKYVTIEKNTMNLLAQKHHPGIIKLYYTFHDEENLYFVLDFAPGGELLSLLHRMGTFNELWTRHFTVQLVDALEFIHSHGIIHRDLKPENVLLDKDGRLMITDFGAASTIDSSLSDNSTRCNSDSNSVNDNQSCASFVGTAEYVSPELLLYNQCGYCSDIWALGCMIYQFLQGQPPFRGDNELKTFEKIVALDYPWGPNKRLNNTTSPINPLAINLVRKILVVEVNERISLSVIKKHPYFAKIDWNDKVKIWRGIWQNPQGQLIQQSTGVPSSSPQHVLPIRQLHVIDTPARNIQITKQKRKKPTKISSTTSSIVVWRKRLGISTGKDDLGTVPSTAPTIIVPNDSKISTATVTHLSSNSAPPTSSQPIQAQTKRTQPTAPNRIPPKVLINSANIKNKPTPRQKAIVPTPLTPPTQPTXPTQPTQPTQPTQPTQPTQPTQPXQPTQPTQPXQPTQPTQPTQPAPLAPPSVPSVSSVPSAPLAPPSTQSSLSAPSAPSSIQSSLPAPSALSTQTKQQDMVPTLDVKNTIDPSTLKQDYVFIYGIPYEAEGPAMSLNSYNKIDNDLITSLVTQYKEELKSSKMFLQLLTLKKNGILSYRNAGQEDRDNQGNMDHQMANIEDTDLSMYDFEFNELSRKGFLILEKYKNKLWFISLPSYSILSKIPFNAEKSLTINDNENWVDCFFRARQLLEEKQILDKISNVSFDSKVSNETTSPPPTSKKDHTPSISNGVTPPAYDIKYGSQNNVQQNNNVKQEALSHIATTGKDKPSVNSASAITHPRVLSGNSTNKSTRKTIAGSPKSAPSANAYSNTTTPISGNRSTNVTNNRHVPLLSKRQNLPTYSNSSPTVRSQIKSAGQRQPTPSPPLSPMEYSAVKEKYSAPSNMVISSSRYEVLHTLNNSQTNFDREIASRGASAAFKSLQKNKKKN; encoded by the coding sequence ATGACATCTAGAAAAAGGTCTCCGCAcgatttcatttttaaagaGGAGCTGGGCCATGGCTCTTACTCCACTGTATTCAAGGCTGTTGATAAGAGAAGTCCGAACAAGATCTACGCCATCAAGGTATGTTCGAAGAAGCACATAATAAAAGAAGCCAAGGTTAAATATGTGACTATTGAGAAGAATACCATGAATTTGCTAGCGCAGAAGCATCATCCGGGCATAATAAAGTTGTATTACACTTTccatgatgaagaaaatctgTATTTTGTACTAGATTTTGCTCCAGGGGGAGAGCTACTTTCTTTGCTACATAGGATGGGCACGTTCAATGAATTATGGACACGACATTTCACCGTACAGTTGGTTGACGCATTAGAATTCATCCATTCCCACGGTATCATCCATAGAGATTTAAAACCGGAAAATGTTCTTTTAGATAAGGACGGTAGGCTAATGATCACTGATTTCGGTGCTGCCTCTACCATAGACTCTAGTCTGAGCGATAACTCAACCCGATGCAATTCCGACAGTAACAGTGTAAACGACAACCAAAGTTGTGCTTCGTTTGTCGGAACCGCTGAGTACGTGTCTCCGGAACTGCTTCTTTATAACCAATGTGGTTATTGCTCGGATATATGGGCTCTAGGCTGCATGATATATCAGTTCCTTCAAGGACAGCCACCTTTCAGAGGGGACAATGAGTTGAAAACCTTCGAAAAAATTGTGGCTTTAGATTATCCTTGGGGCCCCAACAAACGTCTCAATAACACTACTTCGCCGATCAATCCACTCGCAATAAACTTGGTACGGAAAATTTTAGTGGTAGAGGTTAATGAAAGAATCTCTCTCTCGGTGATAAAGAAACACCCGTATTTTGCTAAAATAGACTGGAATGACAAAGTCAAGATATGGAGGGGAATTTGGCAAAACCCACAGGGACAACTAATACAACAGTCTACTGGAGTACCCTCTAGTTCACCACAACATGTGCTACCCATCCGGCAACTGCATGTGATTGACACCCCAGCAAGAAATATACAGATCACTAAACAAAAACGTAAGAAACCGACAAAAATTTCCAGCACCACTAGCAGTATAGTAGTATGGAGAAAAAGGCTTGGTATATCCACAGGCAAGGATGATTTGGGTACCGTCCCATCCACTGCTCCCACAATTATTGTCCCTAATGACAGCAAAATTTCAACCGCTACAGTGACACATTTGAGCTCGAATTCTGCTCCACCGACAAGTTCCCAACCCATTCAAGCTCAAACGAAAAGAACGCAACCTACTGCTCCTAATAGAATACCCCCCAAAGTTCTAATAAACAGTGctaatataaaaaataagcCAACTCCGCGACAGAAGGCTATTGTACCAACACCATTAACACCACCAACACAACCAACACMACCAACACAACCAACACAACCAACACAACCAACACAACCAACACAACCAACACAACCAACACAACCAMCACAACCAACACAACCAACACAACCAAYACAACCAACACAACCAACACAACCAACACAACCAGCTCCTCTAGCGCCGCCGTCTGTTCCGTCTGTTTCGTCTGTTCCGTCTGCACCTCTGGCACCACCATCAACACAATCATCATTATCGGCACCATCGGCACCATCATCGATACAGTCATCATTACCAGCACCATCGGCACTATCAACGCAGACAAAGCAACAGGATATGGTACCAACTCTAGATGTGAAAAATACGATCGATCCCTCTACTCTCAAACAAGACTATGTCTTTATATATGGAATTCCATATGAAGCCGAAGGGCCTGCCATGTCCTTGAATAGCTATAATAAAATTGATAACGATTTGATAACGTCGCTAGTTACACAgtataaagaagaattaaaaaGCTCTAAGATGTTTTTACAGTTgttgactttgaaaaaaaatggaatctTGAGCTACAGGAACGCAGGTCAAGAAGATCGCGATAATCAAGGCAATATGGACCACCAAATGGCTAATATTGAGGATACGGATTTATCCATgtatgattttgaattcaatGAATTGTCGAGAAAAGGGTTTTTAATCTTagaaaaatacaagaaTAAGCTATGGTTTATCTCACTGCCCTCATATTCAATATTGTCTAAAATACCATTTAATGCTGAGAAATCCTTGACAATAAATGACAATGAAAATTGGGTTGATTGCTTCTTTAGAGCAAGACAGCTCCTAGAGGAAAAGCaaattcttgataaaattagTAATGTTTCCTTTGACAGCAAAGTGTCTAACGAAACGACATCGCCTCCGCCAACATCTAAAAAGGATCACACACCAAGCATAAGCAATGGTGTAACACCGCCTGCCTACGATATAAAATACGGAAGCCAGAACAATGTacaacaaaataataacgTAAAGCAAGAAGCGCTTTCCCACATAGCCACTACTGGCAAAGACAAGCCCAGTGTAAATTCAGCTTCCGCCATTACTCACCCAAGGGTTTTGTCAGGCAATAGCACCAATAAAAgcacaagaaaaacaatcGCAGGATCGCCAAAGAGTGCTCCTTCTGCTAATGCATATAGCAATACTACAACTCCAATATCGGGCAACCGGTCTACTAATGTAACAAATAATAGACACGTTCCTTTACTATCTAAGAGACAGAACCTGCCTACATATTCCAATTCATCTCCTACAGTCAGGTCTCAAATCAAATCAGCGGGTCAACGACAACCAACGCCTTCGCCGCCACTTTCACCCATGGAATATTCAGCCgtgaaagagaaatattCAGCACCTTCCAACATGGTGATTAGTAGCAGTAGGTACGAGGTTCTGCATACTCTTAATAACAGCCaaacaaattttgataGGGAGATAGCTAGTAGAGGTGCATCGGCTGCATTTAAAAGtttacaaaagaataagaagaaaaattag
- the SDC1 gene encoding Sdc1p, with amino-acid sequence MNGDENKNRYNEVATPIAGDASSKHGLKAEQNQGENNNDYSNRDNGITDINSDKNNNYNNSQTGSIPSFPTKGSKNVESTGNQNIKIEESSGSNLTMEESSDSKTSKLENVNLASTVGGSQTRKYLNANVTPHLLAGMRLIAVQQPDDPLRMLGEYLINQSEIQKSGENGNNVSV; translated from the coding sequence ATGAATGGAGATGAGAACAAAAATCGCTACAATGAAGTTGCGACCCCTATAGCGGGGGATGCTTCAAGTAAGCATGGACTTAAAGCAGAGCAAAATCAAGGTGAGAACAACAATGACTACAGTAATCGTGATAATGGCATTACAGATATAAATAGTGATAAGAATAACAACTATAATAACTCACAAACGGGAAGTATACCATCTTTTCCAACAAAGGGATCGAAAAACGTTGAAAGTACGGGCAATcaaaacataaaaatagaagaatCTAGTGGTTCGAACTTGACGATGGAAGAGTCATCTGATTCTAAAACTTCcaaattagaaaatgtGAATCTCGCTTCCACAGTAGGCGGTTCTCAAACTAGGAAGTATTTGAATGCAAACGTAACGCCACACCTATTAGCGGGTATGAGGCTCATAGCCGTACAACAACCGGATGATCCGTTACGTATGTTAGGGGAATATCTAATCAATCAAAGCGAAATTCAGAAAAGCGGAGAAAATGGGAACAATGTTAGCGTATGA
- the RMT2 gene encoding protein-arginine N5-methyltransferase — MSELHSLLTFPERPISKSYYVPKLQHFLECGIPATYTLEQVAAFEREEDDKCNPTLEVCSDDDKTSNTTPLHVLARSLPLDINDEELQVVLEMMNILFEYGAGWNFIDYEDKTVGDLLLERNQDRESPLYRRLVEAGVSAELLLRKLNGGDVEFLDMDESEEANPEETTKLPFDSEEQEPVADNDATAANQKVYLQTKLEYKDDALITKDNKDGVMMDWETKIMEIASKTLFPDPKATGSATILNIGFGMGIIDTFIQAQKPYRHYICEAHPDVLEKMKEDGWYEKDNVVILEGRWQDTLNKLLDEGEVFFDGIYYDTFSEHYQDMLDLYDVIVGLIKPEGVFSFFNGLGADRSLCYDVYKNIVEIDVGNYGMKCDYTTYSLDEQLPDWNDVKRSYFNCNYYYHPHITFV, encoded by the coding sequence ATGTCAGAACTGCATAGCTTGCTTACTTTCCCAGAGAGGCCCATTTCTAAAAGTTATTATGTGCCAAAACTGCAGCATTTCTTAGAGTGTGGTATACCTGCTACGTACACTTTGGAGCAGGTTGCTGCGTTTGAGCGTGAAGAGGATGATAAATGCAATCCCACGCTAGAAGTATGCAGTGACGATGATAAGACTTCAAATACGACGCCATTGCACGTGTTGGCAAGATCGCTTCCCTTGGATATCAATGATGAGGAACTGCAAGTGGTGCTGGAAATGatgaatattctttttgaatatggTGCTGGGTGGAACTTCATTGACTACGAGGACAAAACAGTAGGAGATTTACTTTTAGAGAGAAACCAAGATAGGGAAAGTCCTCTTTATAGGCGTCTTGTGGAAGCCGGTGTCTCTGCAGAGTTGCTGTTGAGAAAACTCAATGGCGGTGACGTCGAATTCTTAGACATGGATGAGTCGGAGGAAGCGAATCCTGAAGAAACCACTAAACTCCCATTCGATAGTGAGGAACAAGAACCGGTTGCCGATAATGATGCTACCGCTGCAAACCAAAAAGTGTACCTACAGACAAAATTAGAGTACAAAGACGATGCGCTCATCACAAAGGATAATAAGGACGGTGTTATGATGGATTGGGAAACTAAAATTATGGAAATTGCCTCCAAGACTCTATTCCCCGACCCTAAGGCCACTGGATCCGCCACAATTTTGAACATTGGCTTCGGAATGGGTATCATTGATACTTTTATTCAAGCTCAAAAACCTTACCGTCATTATATTTGTGAAGCCCATCCAGACGTCCTtgagaaaatgaaagaagacGGTTGGTACGAAAAGGATAATGTGGTTATTTTGGAGGGTAGATGGCAAGATACTTTGAATAAGTTACTAGACGAAGGTgaagttttctttgatggtATTTATTACGATACATTTAGCGAGCATTATCAAGATATGTTGGACTTATACGATGTCATAGTAGGCTTAATCAAACCAGAGggtgttttctctttttttaacgGATTAGGTGCTGACAGGTCGTTATGTTATGATGTGtacaaaaatattgttGAGATTGATGTCGGTAATTATGGTATGAAATGTGACTATACAACGTATTCTTTAGATGAACAGCTACCAGATTGGAATGATGTCAAAAGGTCTTATTTCAACTGTAATTATTACTATCATCCACACATCACATTTGTCTAG
- the UGO1 gene encoding mitofusin complex protein UGO1 encodes MNNNSATEASSRAQIRPYYDPDSFNAGYSAVFKPEEGVVDPQGYTIASKLNVINSSPTTKRMANALFRSSPMKKLSNSMNDGLSPEGSSGEIGSLNNFEWAELVNLQKWRKIFEQLLDMFFRKYFQLLIQQPFDVARLLTQVGEFQIGKPTTDASKPQPPIVLRDEERGVVGDDEEGENDYDEEEIDFFPIERKIAEANSIVPSTVDEDDGPHSGLTDSSLIIMPQSLHTIDVINSLFDQEGIRGLWKANNTTFIYNFLSLSIDTWFTGLLSSFLGVPDPYFMEVINSSDISKSFILALGAGIFTSIILLPVDLIRTRLIVTSFKRKANAKSKITNTRSLRQLIRCWSWRRNGVSIPLDMWSLTILQSINNSFFNKLFDLVIYNQFHIEKYSQTVMYNTMKFFSKSLELFIKLPVENLLRRCQLNYLLNDQRLLFKVDSTELIVKPKKYNGIWNVVRNGSKTNTGQLWNGWKVGVISLICGYGLQIMNKVDINMEQEKF; translated from the coding sequence atgaataataatagtgCCACGGAGGCTTCCTCAAGGGCTCAGATACGGCCTTATTACGATCCTGATTCATTTAATGCTGGTTATAGTGCCGTCTTCAAGCCAGAAGAAGGTGTAGTCGATCCACAGGGGTATACGATTGCTTCAAAATTAAACGTTATCAACTCATCTCCGACTACAAAAAGAATGGCCAATGCCTTGTTTAGAAGTTCcccaatgaagaaattgtcAAACTCGATGAATGATGGGCTGTCGCCAGAAGGGAGCAGTGGTGAGATAGGTAGTCTGAATAACTTTGAGTGGGCGGAACTGGTTAACCTTCAGAAATGGCggaaaatatttgaacaACTGCTCGATATGTTTTTCAGAAAGTACTTTCAATTGCTCATCCAACAACCCTTTGATGTAGCTAGATTACTGACTCAAGTAGGTGAGTTCCAAATAGGCAAACCTACAACTGATGCAAGTAAACCTCAACCACCGATAGTCTTGCGGGATGAGGAGCGAGGCGTTGTGGGggatgacgaagaaggagaaaatgATTACGATGAGGAGGAGATCGATTTTTTCCCCATAGAAAGAAAGATAGCTGAAGCTAATTCCATTGTACCTAGTACCGTCGACGAGGATGACGGTCCACATTCTGGGCTCACTGATAGCTCTTTGATCATCATGCCACAGTCCCTACATACAATAGATGTCATTAATTCCCTATTTGACCAGGAAGGTATTCGTGGGTTATGGAAGGCTAACAACACAACTTTTATTTACAATTTCCTTTCCCTAAGTATTGACACATGGTTCACTGGGTTactttcatcttttttggGTGTTCCTGACCCTTATTTCATGGAGGTTATCAACTCATCGGATATCTCTAAATCATTTATTTTAGCCTTGGGTGCAGGAATATTTACCAGTATTATATTGCTACCTGTGGATTTAATAAGAACAAGACTGATAGTAACGTCATTCAAAAGGAAGGCGAATGCCAAAAGTAAGATCACCAACACCAGAAGTTTGAGACAGCTGATTAGGTGTTGGTCGTGGCGTAGAAACGGTGTTTCCATTCCTCTAGATATGTGGTCTTTAACCATTTTACAATCTATCAATAACagctttttcaacaaattatTTGACTTGGTCATTTACAATCAATTCCACatagaaaaatattcaCAAACTGTCATGTATAACACAATGAAATTCTTTTCTAAATCCTTAGAACTGTTTATTAAGTTACCTGTGGAAAATTTATTACGTCGTTGCCAGTTAAACTATCTATTAAATGACCAAAGATTATTGTTTAAAGTCGATTCCACTGAATTAATAGtgaaaccaaagaaatacAACGGGATATGGAATGTGGTTAGAAACGGttccaaaacaaatacaGGCCAATTATGGAATGGCTGGAAGGTTGGCGTGATCAGTTTAATTTGCGGATATGGGCTACAGATAATGAATAAAGTTGACATTAATATGGAACAAGAGAAGTTTTAA